TAATCATCAATTAGTTGAATTTGCATAAAAATATTCCttgatttacatttacagaattCTTACAGACAAGGAGAGGTAAAATGTTACAGTATTTTGGAAATCTAGAATTAATTCCTTCAACAGAAATTGATTTTGTGACCCTTCTTAAAAATTGGCCCCTCAGTTTGGAACCACTGGTCTATGATACTTGATTGTCTAACTGAGCTTTATAGAAAACTGTGAGAAATCAGTTTTCCCTGATTTGTATTGCTAAATAGTGTATACAGTAGAAAATCCACACTATGGGTTCATGACTTAAggtttaacactttattttgtgCTCATTCTCAAAAAGTAAAGTGATTGATctcacttttgttttaaaagtataaGTATAAATAACATTTCAACAAATCACAATAAATGCAACTTTTTACAAAGTCAAAGGTATATTCTGTCCTATTCCaacaataaataagtaaattcAAGATCATAGTAGATCTAAGTAGGAGAAAAGCAATCAGGGTGCACCATGTCAAATTTtgtaaaaattttaaaaacacatatattgTATCAACTGTTACAATTCTTACACAAAAATGCAATAATTAAAACACTGAGGGATAACTATCTACAAATGTGCACTCCCAATTCACAGGGAAAAGAGATATATAAGGTGCCTAACTTGCACTGTGCAAAAGAGGTGTCTGTATACAGCCACCCACCAATTCAAAATAAGCTGCCAAGACAATATGTCCAGTGTCCCATATCAATGCTGAGCCACTATTAACTAAGAATTAATCCTTTACACAGCAATGAATTCAAGTCACTAGGTTTCAGGCAAGGTGAGGTCAGGGTTACCCAGAAGGCACGCACACTTCTGACTAACTATGAATGTGAGCAAAAAGCAAGTTAATCATGTCAGGCACGCGTGATGCTCGGGCCACATCTATTGCTGTTTGACCGCTTGTGTTGGCGTGCTTCAGGTCGGACCGTGGTGCCAGGAACTCCACAACCTCCCGGTGACCTTCACGGATGGCTATGTGTATAGGTAGGGCCCCGCTCTGGTCAGGTATATTTACTGAAGCACCGTACTCCACCAGAACCTGCACTGTGTCCAGGAATCCTGTTCGGGCTGCGTCGTGGATAGGTGCTATCCCATGTCTGTCCTGGACATTAGGGTTGGCTCCTTTTTCCAACAGCAAACTGGCAATCTTGGAATTGCCCATCATCATCACCTGATGAAGAAATTAGAGGAGAGATGACAAGACACATAGTAAATTCAACACCTATGTgtaaaatgcatgtttgtgaCTGTAAATGCTTTTTCACAGTCTCTTGTCAAGAACCAAGATTTCAAAGTCACTTCcaagaaataaatgacaatacAAATGCAGTGACTGAATAAAGTTAAGTTAAAATTATGTGAGTATGACTAGTAATAGTAAGTATGACTATTAAATTATAGGTATTAGTCAAAATCAATACACTCGACTGCCGGTTTATTAGGTatgttatttaaaacaaatggagTCTAATATAATAGTCTTGCAATAAATTAGAAAGATAGCAATAATGAGTTTTGTTTAACTGTACTGGACAGCTGCTGACTCAACACTTGCCACCCTTCAATTATAAAGTggtatttctgattttttttttttaacttcatgtTTAATAGAAGAATAAAACACTAATCATTTAACTCAGTACCTCCCtaaaaattttcaataaaacaatgttaataaaaacattgtcCTTATTTTAAAAGGTAAATAACAAATTggtaaatgtgtatatatggtGTTTTTACTGATCTCTtgtaaaacaaatcaaaaagattccaatattttaaacagtttcaaccagttgcttttgtgtttttactgtccCTAAATTTTTGTAGCACTTTGATATATATGATATTCTGCTATAGTGTTTTTCTACTGTTTCTTCCCTTTAGTAGTGCTTTGATATACCGCTATCGTGTTTTTCTACTGTTTTTTATACCTTCTGTAACATTGTGATATACTGCAATTgtgtttttctagttttttaCCTTTTGTAGCACTTAGAGATTTGCTTTCAGATGTAAGGTGcgttataaataaaatgtattattattttcctGATTTCCAGACAAAATGAGTTTCAACATAGAGGCCTGCCCTGTGCCCTAACACACCTGCCCTATAACTGTATAACAACAAGAGTCTCACAAACCCTGAGGATTTTCTAAAGTGCAGTTAAAACCCGAGTATGGATGAACTGTGTTAACATTTTTCAAGTGTTCCTCACCTGGAGCGCAGTCCTACCAAACTCATTGAGAGTATCGGGGTGAACTCTGCTCTCCTCCAGGATCCGCCGCACCTCGCCGTTGTTTCCTTTGGCTGCCGCCGCCGTCAGAGCTTTACCGGCATCCATCTCCCTAAGGACCATGATAGTGTGTCTGCCTGTTCAGTGGGAGACGCACAGCAGTTAAAACACCAGGACCCAAACACCAGCTGCCCATGTTGACACGACGTAGCGCAAAAGAAGCGAAACCAGGATTCAGGAAGGTTATCGTCGTCTAGCTAGGCTAGCTACTATTGCTGCATCCGGCTAACGTAAGCTTTAGTTCCCCGTGGACGCCATGTTATGTGTCCGTGCTAGGGTAACGTTACACGGGGTCGTTTTTGTACAAATGTGGGTTTCAACAACAAAGCACCGTGCAAACATCTGCTCCACCGGCAAACACAGGCTGCTCAACACGGTGTCACAAGCACCCAAGCTAACCGCCAGCATCGGAAACATAACAGCTTTTACAAGTACCTTGCTCGGGTCGTCGAGATCCACGGCGTCGCCAAGATTTTCTAGCCCGCTGTCTCCAGAGACCACTGATTTTCAAAGAAAAGCCAAACGAGGACGGTTTGTCAACATTAGAAAACACATTTGCGCGCTGAGACATACACAGCCGCGTCTCCGACCTACAATTTACAAACATTGGAGAGAAAACACGCTGACCAATCGCAGCTCGCCCAGAGGGCGGTGTTCTTCCATATATGGAAAAGGAGGTGGGGTTACCAATCTGTTACTATACCATCGCTGTAGAAACAGCTggaatcagccaatcagagcgcgCTGCGATGAAAGCGGGCGATTCGTAAAAGTTGATGTCTCCAGAGTCACTTCATTCACATTCTGACCCGTGGTCGCGTCTCTGCAGAGGAGAGTGCGCAAAAAAGGCGGGTGTCGCTTTCTTTAGGCGGAATTTAGTGGCTGTGATTGCACAGTGCATGGCTGTCACATGAGTACAATATATCTGCTCTTGTATGgtgttgaagagaaaaacaaggtTAGAGTACTCAGAAATGTGGGATCATTTTAATAAGCATTTTACATTAGAAACTTTAAAATCAAACTGCACAAAGGTTTTTACAGATTTCATGAAACAAGATCATTGACATTCCTCAGAGAAAGATCATTCTGAAAGTCCAGTTAAAGTGATTACTGACGCCTCTGGGTGTGAGGAATGTATAGTAATCCCTCAGGCTTTACACATTGGTCCTCAGCTgataatctaaataaaaatacaacaaatgtgtttctaaatgtaattacatttctgCATAAATGCTTGTTCTGAAAGTAGTATGTTATCATGTTGAGACCTTATGAAAGGCTGTTAACGTACCTCCACTCTGCGTAATGTAGCGGACCCAGGGTAAAGCCTGGTAACCACTTTTTTCTATGATTTTCATGTATCGCACCTGGTGAAATGAGTGAGAGACACATAACATGTTGAGGCAAGACACATTAATGTGCATCAAAATAAACCTAGTTCCCTAGAATGAGCACATAAAATCAGCTCTTACAGGACCTGACTTGACTATCCCAGGGCTGTGAACTAGACGCCCCATGCAAAACATCCTCTCAGGTGGAAGCTAGAGCTTTGCAGTCGTCCATAATAATATAAACAAGCTATATTATGCTCTGACAGGCTTCAGATACAGAATaagtgtgttttatgtgcagATGGACTTGACTTACACTACAGACTACAGACTATACTCTCAACAACCTCagcataaatacacacaaacctgCATGCAGACATACCTGTATTCCAGACACTGTGAAGTATGGGATTTCAAATTTGACAGTGATGGGAGGTTTTCCCTCAACCTCATCATTTTCCACACTGGGCAGACCAAAATGAGCTCTCATAAGAAACTCTTTACCTCCCTGGAGAGATGAATGCACAAACATTGATTAGACAGAAAGGCAGACAAGCACCAAAGTGGGAGGTatatacaaaacacatttcaatctTCATTCAGAATATACAATGAAGAAAGTAACCTCATTTAAACTCCACAACATGAAAAGATTAAATTGTGAATTTCTTACAGGGAAAGACTTGATGGTCCACACCACCAGGTTCTTCTCAGGCACATATTTTGCGTGGCCTGTGCTGGTTTTGAATTTAGGCGAGTCAGCATCACTGGGGACAGGAACCCTCACCTCCACATTATTTGCCAcagactgttttttaaattgccCCTTTGcctataaatacaacacaaggcagtttttttaagttttcaaaGCATATATGACTCACAACTGTTATAAATTCTTTGTAAAAATACCTTAACCATGATTTCCACTCGACTGTGAGAGAATTTCTCAATGACTGACTCAATCCATATCAGAGGTTTTACCTGCAAGAGAAAAAGTATAAGATGTCAtcatataattttaattttacaattaaaactgtaaaaatgatttttttagtTAAACATGCACATTATTCATTATGTATGTTAATTTCATTCATGAATGTACATGCATACTAATCAAGATTTGCATACTTATCAAAATTTTCACAGTTGCACTAAGACTTATTTATACAGTTCACAATTCATGTATATGGACTAAAGTATTGTAATATAATGTATAGtctttaaatgtaatttctgtAAGTTCTTGAATTCTTCTAtgtattaaaatttaaaatagatCTAATTATGCTTTTTGCATCTTTAAATTGTGCTGATGTGACATGAATTTCCCATTTGGGGATCAAGAAAGTcatatctgtctgtctcctgcTATTTCTAACACTTCTGACACCACTGTACATCTAATTCTGCAtcaaatacagtacaaatatcgtatgtgagaaagaaagatgacATAAAGGAGAAATATAAACAGGTTCTGAATTGGACTAACATGAGTATTAATGCGGTAGGACATGAGTTCAGACTCTCCATCTGGAGGGATGAAGGAGATTGTTCGATCGCTGTCAAACCGCGAGAGACGGACACATTGGTGGAACTTTACATCCTCCATTACCACTGTCTTACCCTTGTCACctgaacacaaaacaacacattggGATGTAATTTAAATATACCTTAAGCAGATAGATTACATATCCAGTTCGGAAAAGGGACAAACAGGTGGGCAGAGGCTGCATACGTACGTCCAGTGAGGGCGAACAGCACCCGATCATTGAGGCCCAGGCGCAGTTCAGGCATCCCAGACAGCATGGTCTTCAGCTTGATGCTGCCCACAATGTCACTGCTCATCACACTGCCATTGGCAttcacctgaaaacacaacactgagtggtgaaaattaattatttattgcaCTAATCGATGTAACATTACTTATTTAGTCAATTCAACCATCCAATAGGCTGACACATGAAAATCAATAAGAATGCACTGTGTTacaaaaagcaggaaaagtCATAATGGACAGTTCTTTCTGTTCCAGTTTCTATGTGAATCTGTAGGTTCTCCCAGACAATTATTCATGTAATCAAAAAATCCAATAGTGACAAACACTATCAAAGTTAAGGTCAATAAATCAGCTCCATCTTACCAGTACGTTGATAGACTCAATGACATCAATAAAGACCTCGTTCTTCTTGTATTTGATACCTTCTGACCTCCAGGAGACAGCGTTGGTGACGGTGGTCGGCACCTTGGACTTTGCCACCTCAAGCTTAGTGCCTTCCTGAGTGATGTACCTGCAGGAGATGAgatgaggagagaagagaagacttgctgtgattaACCCACATGTctggatgtgcatgtgtgtgtatcttgCTGGGCCTCACTCCTGGAGGATCTTGCTGTCTGTAGTCTGGGGGAATCCAAAGTCCATCAGCTCATCCAGGAGCTCATAAACGAGCACAAAATTATCCTGAATGctctcctcttccagctctttgAAGTACTCTGTAAACACCTGCACAATACGAACAGACACCAGCCTTAGAAACTGAATAGACAACAAATTTACAACCAACAATTAGCCACTTTATATGTCACTCACCTCGACTAGTTTGTAGAGAAACGAGTACACAAGGGAGGCGTTGGAGTTCTTGTTGGTGGTGGCCACCACTGCACAGCAATCAGGTCAAGGTATTTTCTGCACATTCGTATTTTGTTACCGCTAATATCACTTCCCTATATTTTAGTGCTAAggattcattttttatgtgatCACTATCAAAAATTAATAGCTAAGAATATAATTCAGTAATCTGCACCATATGAATCAAATTCTCCCATGTGTTGGACTTATGGGACCAGTCCAGAGCTTATTACATTTCTGTGGGCATCATGACTCCAACCCCTCATTAATTAGTAAGTGACAAAGATACGGTACAGGTTGCTGTGTTTGATCCACATGAAGTGCACATTGCCGTGTGCTATTACAGGACAGAGAAGGCCTTCCTCTTCATGTTGCATGAGTAAAGGCATGAAATTGTCAATCTCTGCCATGTCCACATCGCCTTTGTAGTTCCGACAAATCAACACCTGAGCAGGGAGAATAACACCATGTGCTTATCAGAAAACTACATGTTAAACCAAATACAGTTAGTTACAGTTATACATAAGTTAGGATGCAGTTTTTACACAGTGGTGGTGAGGCATtgcaacatgaaaataaaacagagaaatgtgCATTTCCCCACAAAAGATTAGAGCACATAAATTTTAAATAAGATTTTCCCCCAGTACAAGGTGCAAACAGTCTCAGGTGCAGCCTGTTGTTTTACACTGAACTGGGGACCTGAAGGAAAGCAgtttatgctttttaaaaaataaaaaaaaacaacattaaatctGTCTCAAATAAACACAGGCCTGTGATATTGTTTTCTCTTATTACTGTAGCCAGTCACTGTGTTGGTAGCATCTACTCTTCAACTAACGTCCAGTGATGAGCTGATTCTAGGTAAGACTATTTACCAAACACAGAgacacttttacattttttatacatttacagCATTAGTTTATATACAGATTGTAAAAAGAGCTGACTACTGTGATAAATGATCAATCATGTAAATGTGGGATGCGGATAATTCagcaaaaaagatttttaaattgTAGGGAAATTGCTAAAAGGTCCATATTCTGTTGCTTGTGATAATAATTTGTGTCTCAGGACACTGACATGCTTGTGATGTGGTACCATGAAACAGTGGCCCTCACCAATCCTGGAGTCTGCAGACTCTTGTCTAAGAATAAAGACCTGGTATATCACATATATAGAACATGGCTCAAACAGAGTGAAACAGGTGAAACCTGACTCTGTTCTAAGATGCAATAACCTCAGGTTACAACTGACTGCAAGTCACAAATAAGCGCAGCTGCTTGGAGTAAATGTCACATCATGTTGAATAAGTCACACACCCTTTTATCACACAGCACATCAGAAACAAACTGTACTTCCACTCCCGTTTCTCAGTAACACTAACTTGTGTGTCAGGTTTTAATGTGAAGACTACACTaatccagctgctgcagcacaacTGGAGAGTGACACGCGTATCCGGAAGCGAAGAGCTCTTCATTAATCTTTAACGTGGTAAATGTATCAATGTTTAACCCTTAGAGGAACACATACAAGTCATCCTAAAGTACCAGAGGCTGAACAGGTTTAGGTTTGTAGGATTTGTCTCTGTGTAAATGCAAAGCGATTACCTCTGTCTTCAATGAGCTGTGGCTCTGGTCTTACCTTCCCCTTCAGATCCAACACGAACACGGCGGAGGCAGACATCGTGTTTGTGGCCAAACCAGCTCAACATTCGactttacaaaacacacacacgctcggTCTAAAGTTCAGCTCGAGTCTTCACTGGTTCTTGTGTGGTTGCGCCATGCAGACTTCAATAAAAACACTCATAAGCCTGAGGTCACCGTGGGATCCGCCGTTTCTTTTCCTGGAGGTGTGCTGACGTCACCGCACGCAGGTGAAACATTCACTAGCTCACCTGAGTAGAGCAAGAGCTGTGCGGCTCAGTTTGTCCGCTAGAGGACGCtgcggacacacacacacacacacacacacacacacacacacaccagagccGGCACAAGGTTTTGACTTCATGAGCTTTGAATCATCTTGATCAGTGATGGGAACTAAGTCGGACTTACTTTTTCTCAAGTATTGTACTTAAGTGCAGCTTTGAAGTTGAACAGTTGTTTCTTTTCAAGTTATTGTTGTAGTTGCTTAAAGGATAAGGACAAGATCCCTACATGTTAGTAGGCCCCTGGGGGCCTCTCTGTGTGGCAC
This genomic window from Mastacembelus armatus chromosome 1, fMasArm1.2, whole genome shotgun sequence contains:
- the ap1m2 gene encoding AP-1 complex subunit mu-2, coding for MSASAVFVLDLKGKVLICRNYKGDVDMAEIDNFMPLLMQHEEEGLLCPVIAHGNVHFMWIKHSNLYLVATTNKNSNASLVYSFLYKLVEVFTEYFKELEEESIQDNFVLVYELLDELMDFGFPQTTDSKILQEYITQEGTKLEVAKSKVPTTVTNAVSWRSEGIKYKKNEVFIDVIESINVLVNANGSVMSSDIVGSIKLKTMLSGMPELRLGLNDRVLFALTGRDKGKTVVMEDVKFHQCVRLSRFDSDRTISFIPPDGESELMSYRINTHVKPLIWIESVIEKFSHSRVEIMVKAKGQFKKQSVANNVEVRVPVPSDADSPKFKTSTGHAKYVPEKNLVVWTIKSFPGGKEFLMRAHFGLPSVENDEVEGKPPITVKFEIPYFTVSGIQVRYMKIIEKSGYQALPWVRYITQSGDYQLRTNV
- the cdkn2d gene encoding cyclin-dependent kinase 4 inhibitor D → MFVNCRSETRLCMSQRANVFSNVDKPSSFGFSLKISGLWRQRARKSWRRRGSRRPEQGRHTIMVLREMDAGKALTAAAAKGNNGEVRRILEESRVHPDTLNEFGRTALQVMMMGNSKIASLLLEKGANPNVQDRHGIAPIHDAARTGFLDTVQVLVEYGASVNIPDQSGALPIHIAIREGHREVVEFLAPRSDLKHANTSGQTAIDVARASRVPDMINLLFAHIHS